In one Acomys russatus chromosome 15, mAcoRus1.1, whole genome shotgun sequence genomic region, the following are encoded:
- the Gba1 gene encoding LOW QUALITY PROTEIN: lysosomal acid glucosylceramidase (The sequence of the model RefSeq protein was modified relative to this genomic sequence to represent the inferred CDS: deleted 1 base in 1 codon), which produces MELSAGSIQANRTGTGLLLTLQPEEKFQKMKGFGGAMTDATALNILALSPPTQELLLKSYFSSEGIEYNIIRVPMASCDFSIRVYTYLDTPNDFQLSNFSLPEEDTKLKIPLIHQALRMSSRPISLFASPWTSPTWLKTNGAVNGRGTLKGQPGDIYHRTWANYFVKFLDAYAKHNIKFWALTAENEPSAGLITGYPFQCLGFTAEHQRDFIARDLGPALANSSHDVKLFMLDDQRLLLPRWAQVVLSDPEAAKYVHGIAIHWYLDFLAPAKATLGETHRLFPNTMLFASEACTGSKFWEQSVRLGSWDRGMQYSHSIITNLLYHVAGWTDWNLALNPQGGPNWVRNFVDSPIIVDIPKDTFYKQPMFYHLGQFSKFIPEGSQRVGLVASEKTDLEAVALIRPDGSAVVVVLNRSSRDVPLTISDPDLGFMETISPAYSIHTYLWRRQ; this is translated from the exons ATGGAGCTGAGTGCTGGGTCCATCCAAGCCAATCGCACTGGCACAG GGCTACTGCTAACCTTGCAGCCAGAAGAGAAGTTCCAGAAAATGAAAGGATTTGGAGGCGCAATGACAGATGccactgctctcaacattcttgCCTTGTCACCTCCCACCCAGGAGTTGCTGCTCAAATCGTACTTCTCTAGTGAAG GAATTGAATATAACATCATCCGAGTACCCATGGCCAGTTGTGACTTCTCCATCCGTGTCTACACCTATCTTGACACCCCTAATGACTTCCAGTTATCCAACTTCAGCCTTCCAGAAGAAGACACGAAGCTCAAG ATACCCCTGATTCACCAAGCCCTGAGGATGTCCTCACGCCCCATTTCGCTCTTTGCCAGTCCCTGGACATCACCTACTTGGCTCAAGACC AATGGAGCAGTGAACGGGAGAGGGACACTCAAGGGTCAGCCAGGGGATATCTATCACCGGACCTGGGCCAATTACTTTGTCAA GTTTCTGGATGCTTATGCTAAGCACAACATAAAATTCTGGGCACTGACCGCGGAGAATGAGCCTTCTGCAGGGCTGATTACTGGGTATCCCTTCCAGTGTCTGGGCTTTACTGCTGAacatcagagagacttcattgCCCGGGACCTGGGGCCAGCCCTTGCCAACAGTTCTCATGATGTCAAGCTCTTCATGCTAGACGACCAGCGTCTGCTGTTGCCCCGCTGGGCACAAGTG GTGCTGTCAGACCCAGAGGCAGCTAAGTACGTTCATGGCATCGCTATACACTGGTACTTGGATTTTCTGGCTCCAGCCAAAGCTACTTTAGGGGAGACACACCGCTTGTTCCCCAACACAATGCTCTTTGCTTCAGAGGCCTGTACGGGCTCCAAATTCTGGGAACAGAGTGTCCGGTTGGGCTCCTGGGATCGGGGAATGCAGTACAGTCACAGCATCATCACG AACCTGCTTTACCACGTAGCTGGATGGACTGACTGGAACCTTGCCTTGAATCCTCAAGGAGGACCCAACTGGGTCCGCAACTTTGTTGATAGCCCCATTATTGTAGACATCCCCAAAGATACATTTTACAAACAGCCCATGTTCTACCATCTGGGCCA ATTCAGCAAGTTCATTCCTGAGGGATCCCAGAGAGTGGGGTTGGTGGCCAGTGAAAAGACTGACTTGGAAGCAGTGGCACTGATACGCCCTGATGGCTCTGCAGTTGTGGTTGTGTTAAACCG ctcctccagggaTGTCCCTCTTACCATCAGTGATCCTGACCTGGGCTTCATGGAGACCATCTCACCTGCCTACTCCATTCACACTTACCTGTGGCGGCGCCAGTGA
- the Mtx1 gene encoding metaxin-1 has protein sequence MRPGGPPRSLRSGQRPEGARSCRGHVQFGKIPQSTRSRTRCPSPKPSASSAFRSFARQRRRDSARRLWPAALAPFGGRLRTSPRPRSSESRGGPTSARPATSQAARNRASPRAPSPVRQPPVAREAVAGGGSRRRQADAFEKVLPGQRVCKMAAPMELFCWSGGWGLPSVDLDSLAVLTYTRFTGAPLKVHKISNPWQSPSGTLPALRTSSGEVISVPHKIITHLRKEKYNADYDLSARQGADTLAFMSLLEEKLLPVLIHTFWIDAKNYVEVTRKWYAEAMPFPLNFFLPGRMQRKHMERLQLLCGEHKSESEEELEKELYQEARECLTLLSQRLGSQKFFFGDAPASLDAFVFSHLVLLLQAKLPSGKLQAHLRGLHNLCVYCTHILSLYFPRDGAEVPPPRQTPAGPETEEEPYRRRNQILSVLAGLAAMVGYALLSGIVSIQRATPSRAPGTGALGMAEEDEEE, from the exons ATGCGGCCCGGGGGACCCCCCCGCAGCCTCCGCTCGGGGCAGAGACCCGAGGGGGCCCGGAGCTGCCGGGGCCATGTGCAGTTTGGCAAGATCCCCCAGAGCACGAGGAGCCGCACCAGGTGCCCATCTCCCAAGCCCTCCGCGTCCTCGGCGTTTCGGAGCTTCGCTCGGCAGAGGCGCCGCGACTCTGCCAGACGCCTCTGGCCCGCAGCCCTGGCCCCTTTCGGGGGCCGCCTCAGGACGAGCCCTCGGCCGCGCTCCTCAGAAAGCCGAGGAGGCCCCACCTCCGCCCGTCCCGCCACCTCTCAGGCCGCGAGAAACCGCGCCTCCCCAAGGGCCCCCTCCCCAGTCCGCCAACCCCCAGTGGCCAGAGAGGCAGTGGCCGGGGGCGGTTCCCGGCGGAGACAGGCGGATGCGTTTGAGAAGGTGCTTCCGGGTCAAAGAGTGTGCAAGATGGCGGCGCCCATGGAGCTATTCTGCTGGTCGGGGGGCTGGGGACTGCCGTCGGTGGACCTGGACAGTCTGGCCGTGCTG ACCTACACCAGATTCACAGGTGCTCCACTGAAAGTACACAAGATCAGCAATCCTTGGCAGAGCCCGTCAG GAACCCTGCCTGCCCTTCGAACCAGTAGTGGAGAGGTCATCTCAGTACCACACAAGATCATCACCCATCTACGGAAAGAG AAGTATAATGCCGACTATGACCTGTCAGCTCGGCAAGGAGCGGATACCCTCGCCTTCATGTCTCTGCTGGAGGAGAAGCTGCTCCCTGTACTG ATACACACTTTTTGGATAGATGCCAAGAATTATGTGGAAGTGACCCGGAAGTGGTACGCGGAGGCTATGCCCTTTCCCCTCAACTTCTTCCTGCCTGGCCGCATGCAGCGCAAGCACATGGAGCGGCTGCAGCTGCTGTGTGGCGAGCACAAATCAGAGAGCGAAGAAGAACTAGAGAAAGAG CTGTATCAAGAGGCTCGGGAGTGCCTAACCCTCCTCTCTCAGCGTCTGGGCTCTCAGAAGTTCTTCTTCGGAGATGC ccctgCCTCCCTGGATGCCTTTGTCTTTAGCCATTTGGTCCTGCTGCTGCAGGCAAAGCTGCCCAGTGGGAAGCTGCAGGCCCACCTTCGGGGGCTGCACAACCTCTGTGTCTACTGTACCCACATCCTCAGCCTCTACTTTCCCCGGGATGGAG CTGAGGTGCCACCTCCACGCCAGACACCAGCAGGCCCTGAGACTGAGGAGGAGCCGTACCGGCGCAGGAACCAGATTCTGTCTGTACTGGCAGGGCTGGCAGCCATGGTGGGCTATGCCCTGCTCAGTGGCATTGTCTCCATCCAGCGGGCAACCCCCAGCCGGGCCCCAGGCACCGGGGCCTTGGGCATGGCCGAGGAAGACGAGGAAGAATGA
- the Thbs3 gene encoding thrombospondin-3 isoform X1, translating into MEKPELWGALALLLFYSYTCASQDLQVIDLLTVGESRQMVAVAEKIRTALLTAGDIYLLSTFRLPPKQGGVLFGLYSRQDNTRWLEASVVGKINKVLVRYQREDGKVHAVNLQQAGLADGRTHTALLRLRGPSRPSPGLQLYVDCKLGDQHAGLPALAPIPPAEVSGLEIRTGQKAYLRLQGFVESMKIILGGSMARVGALSECPFQGDESIHSAVTSALQSILGEQTKALVTQLTLFNQILVELRDDIRDQVKEMSLIRNTIMECQVCGFHEQRSHCSPSPCFRGVDCMEVYEYPGYRCGPCPPGLQGNGTHCEDINECAHTDPCFPGSSCINTMPGFHCEACPQGYKGTRVSGVGIDYARASKQVCNDIDECNDGNNGGCDPNSICTNTVGSFKCGPCRLGFLGNQSQGCLPARTCHSPAHSPCHVHAHCLFERNGAVSCQCNVGWAGNGNVCGPDTDIDGYPDQALPCMDNNKHCKQDNCLLTPNSGQEDADNDGVGDQCDEDADGDGIKNVEDNCRLFPNKDQQNSDTDSFGDACDNCPNVPNNDQKDTDGNGEGDACDNDVDGDGIPNGLDNCPKVPNPLQTDQDEDGVGDACDSCPEMSNPTQTDADSDLVGDACDTNEDSDGDGHQDTKDNCPQLPNSSQLDSDNDGLGDECDGDDDNDGVPDYVPPGPDNCRLVPNPNQKDSDGNGVGDACEDDFDNDAVLDPLDVCPESAEVTLTDFRAYQTVVLDPEGDAQIDPNWVVLNQGMEIVQTMNSDPGLAVGYTAFNGVDFEGTFHVNTFTDDDYAGFLFSYQDSGRFYVVMWKQKEQTYWQATPFRAVAQPGLQLKAVTSISGPGEHLRNALWHTGHTPDQVRLLWTDPRNVGWSDKTSYRWQLLHRPQVGYIRVKLYEGPQLVADSGVIIDTSMRGGRLGVFCFSQENIIWSNLQYRCNDTVPEDFEPFRRQLLQGRA; encoded by the exons ATGGAGAAGCCAGAACTTTGGGGGGCCTTGGCTCTTCTCCTCTTTTACTCTTACACATGTGCCAGTCAGGACCTTCAGG TAATTGACCTGCTGACTGTGGGCGAGTCCCGGCAGATGGTAGCTGTGGCAGAGAAGATCCGGACAGCTTTACTCACTGCTGGGGACATCTACCTCTTGTCCACTTTCCGCCTCCCCCCAAAGCAAGGTGGTGTCCTCTTTGGCCTCTACTCTCGTCAAGACAACACACGATGGCTGGAAGCCTCTGTTGTGGGCAAGATCAACAAAG TGCTGGTGCGGTACCAGCGAGAAGATGGCAAAGTCCACGCAGTGAACCTACAGCAAGCAGGGCTGGCTGATGGGCGCACACACACCGCTCTCCTGCGACTCCGAGGACCGTCTCGACCCAgccctggcctgcagctgtaTGTGGACTGTAAACTGGGTGACCAACATGCTGGCCTTCCGGCACTGGCCCCCATTCCTCCCGCGGAGGTCAGTGGCTTGGAGATCAGAACTGGACAGAAGGCTTATCTGAGGCTACAG GGCTTTGTGGAATCGATGAAGATTATCCTGGGTGGCTCCATGGCCCGGGTAGGGGCCCTGAGTGAATGTCCATTCCAAGGAGATGAATCCATTCACAGTGCAG TGACCAGTGCGCTGCAGTCCATCTTAG GGGAGCAGACCAAGGCACTGGTGACCCAGCTCACCCTCTTCAACCAGATCCTCGTGGAGCTTCGGGATGACATCCGAGACCAG GTGAAGGAGATGTCGCTCATCCGGAACACCATCATGGAGTGTCAGGTGTGCG GTTTCCACGAGCAGCGTTCCCactgcagccccagcccctgcttcCGAGGAGTGGACTGCATGGAAGTGTATGAGTACCCAGGTTACCGCTGTGGGCCCTGTCCCCCTGGCCTTCAGGGCAATGGCACCCACTGTGAGGACATCAATGAG TGTGCTCACACCGACCCCTGTTTCCCGGGCTCCAGCTGCatcaacaccatgcctggcttccactGTGAGGCCTGTCCTCAAGGGTACAAGGGCACCCGAGTGTCTGGTGTGGGCATTGACTACGCTCGGGCCAGCAAACAG GTCTGCAATGATATTGATGAATGTAACGATGGTAACAATGGAGGCTGTGACCCAAATTCCATCTGCACCAACACGGTG GGGTCTTTCAAATGCGGTCCCTGCCGCCTGGGTTTCCTGGGAAACCAGAGCCAAGGCTGCCTTCCAGCAAGGACCTGCCACAGCCCTGCCCACAGCCCCTGCCATGTCCACGCTCACTGTCTCTTTGAACGCAATGGTGCCGTGTCATGCCAG TGTAATGTGGGCTGGGCCGGGAACGGGAACGTGTGTGGGCCTGACACAGACATAGATGGCTATCCAGACCAGGCGCTTCCCTGCATGGATAACAACAAGCATTGCAAGCAG GACAATTGCCTTTTGACACCCAACTCTGGGCAAGAAGATGCTGATAATGATGGTGTAGGGGACCAGTGTGATGAGGATGCTGATGGGGATGGCATCAAGAATGTtgag GACAATTGCCGTCTGTTCCCCAACAAGGACCAGCAGAATTCAGACACAGATTCCTTTGGTGACGCCTGTGACAACTGCCCCAATGTCCCCAATAATGACCAGAAGGACACAGACGGCAATGGAGAAGGAGATGCCTGTGACAACGATGTGGATGGGGACG GCATCCCCAATGGGCTGGACAACTGCCCTAAAGTACCCAACCCACTGCAGACAGACCAGGATGAAGATGGAGTGGGAGACGCCTGTGACAGCTGCCCTGAGATGAGCAATCCTACCCAG ACAGATGCAGACAGTGACCTGGTGGGGGATGCCTGTGATACCAACGAAGACAG CGATGGAGATGGGCACCAGGACACCAAGGACAACTGTCCCCAGCTGCCAAATAGCTCTCAGCTGGACTCAGACAACGACGGACTTGGAGACGAGTGTGATGGGGATGACGACAATGATGGTGTCCCAGACTATGTGCCTCCTGGGCCTGATAACTGTCGCTTGGTACCCAATCCTaatcagaaagactcagatg GCAATGGTGTTGGTGATGCGTGCGAGGACGACTTTGACAATGACGCAGTACTTGACCCTCTGGATGTGTGTCCGGAAAGTGCAGAAGTCACCCTCACAGACTTCCGGGCCTATCAGACTGTGGTTCTTGATCCTGAGGGTGATGCTCAGATTGATCCAAACTGGGTCGTGCTCAACCAG GGCATGGAAATTGTTCAGACTATGAACAGTGACCCAGGTCTTGCAGTTG GATACACGGCCTTCAATGGTGTGGACTTTGAAGGTACTTTTCACGTGAACACGTTCACTGACGATGACTATGCAGGCTTCCTCTTCAGTTACCAGGACAGTGGCCGCTTCTATGTGGTCATGTGGAAACAGAAGGAGCAGACCTACTGGCAGGCCACTCCTTTCCGAGCAGTGGCCCAACCAGGGCTGCAGCTCAAG GCAGTGACATCAATATCTGGTCCAGGCGAGCACCTCCGCAATGCTCTATGGCATACTGGCCACACCCCTGATCAGGTACGGCTGCTGTGGACTGACCCACGAAATGTGGGTTGGAGTGACAAGACATCCTATAGATGGCAGCTGCTGCACCGGCCCCAAGTTGGCTACATTCG GGTGAAGCTCTATGAGGGTCCTCAGCTAGTGGCGGATTCTGGGGTGATCATTGACACGTCCATGCGAGGGGGCAGGCTCGGCGTGTTCTGCTTCTCCCAAGAAAACATCATTTGGTCCAATCTCCAGTACCGGTGCAACG ACACAGTGCCTGAGGACTTTGAGCCATTCCGGAGGCAGCTGCTTCAGGGAAGGGCATGA
- the Thbs3 gene encoding thrombospondin-3 isoform X2, which translates to MEKPELWGALALLLFYSYTCASQDLQVIDLLTVGESRQMVAVAEKIRTALLTAGDIYLLSTFRLPPKQGGVLFGLYSRQDNTRWLEASVVGKINKVLVRYQREDGKVHAVNLQQAGLADGRTHTALLRLRGPSRPSPGLQLYVDCKLGDQHAGLPALAPIPPAEVSGLEIRTGQKAYLRLQGFVESMKIILGGSMARVGALSECPFQGDESIHSAVTSALQSILGEGDVAHPEHHHGVSGFHEQRSHCSPSPCFRGVDCMEVYEYPGYRCGPCPPGLQGNGTHCEDINECAHTDPCFPGSSCINTMPGFHCEACPQGYKGTRVSGVGIDYARASKQVCNDIDECNDGNNGGCDPNSICTNTVGSFKCGPCRLGFLGNQSQGCLPARTCHSPAHSPCHVHAHCLFERNGAVSCQCNVGWAGNGNVCGPDTDIDGYPDQALPCMDNNKHCKQDNCLLTPNSGQEDADNDGVGDQCDEDADGDGIKNVEDNCRLFPNKDQQNSDTDSFGDACDNCPNVPNNDQKDTDGNGEGDACDNDVDGDGIPNGLDNCPKVPNPLQTDQDEDGVGDACDSCPEMSNPTQTDADSDLVGDACDTNEDSDGDGHQDTKDNCPQLPNSSQLDSDNDGLGDECDGDDDNDGVPDYVPPGPDNCRLVPNPNQKDSDGNGVGDACEDDFDNDAVLDPLDVCPESAEVTLTDFRAYQTVVLDPEGDAQIDPNWVVLNQGMEIVQTMNSDPGLAVGYTAFNGVDFEGTFHVNTFTDDDYAGFLFSYQDSGRFYVVMWKQKEQTYWQATPFRAVAQPGLQLKAVTSISGPGEHLRNALWHTGHTPDQVRLLWTDPRNVGWSDKTSYRWQLLHRPQVGYIRVKLYEGPQLVADSGVIIDTSMRGGRLGVFCFSQENIIWSNLQYRCNDTVPEDFEPFRRQLLQGRA; encoded by the exons ATGGAGAAGCCAGAACTTTGGGGGGCCTTGGCTCTTCTCCTCTTTTACTCTTACACATGTGCCAGTCAGGACCTTCAGG TAATTGACCTGCTGACTGTGGGCGAGTCCCGGCAGATGGTAGCTGTGGCAGAGAAGATCCGGACAGCTTTACTCACTGCTGGGGACATCTACCTCTTGTCCACTTTCCGCCTCCCCCCAAAGCAAGGTGGTGTCCTCTTTGGCCTCTACTCTCGTCAAGACAACACACGATGGCTGGAAGCCTCTGTTGTGGGCAAGATCAACAAAG TGCTGGTGCGGTACCAGCGAGAAGATGGCAAAGTCCACGCAGTGAACCTACAGCAAGCAGGGCTGGCTGATGGGCGCACACACACCGCTCTCCTGCGACTCCGAGGACCGTCTCGACCCAgccctggcctgcagctgtaTGTGGACTGTAAACTGGGTGACCAACATGCTGGCCTTCCGGCACTGGCCCCCATTCCTCCCGCGGAGGTCAGTGGCTTGGAGATCAGAACTGGACAGAAGGCTTATCTGAGGCTACAG GGCTTTGTGGAATCGATGAAGATTATCCTGGGTGGCTCCATGGCCCGGGTAGGGGCCCTGAGTGAATGTCCATTCCAAGGAGATGAATCCATTCACAGTGCAG TGACCAGTGCGCTGCAGTCCATCTTAG GTGAAGGAGATGTCGCTCATCCGGAACACCATCATGGAGTGTCAG GTTTCCACGAGCAGCGTTCCCactgcagccccagcccctgcttcCGAGGAGTGGACTGCATGGAAGTGTATGAGTACCCAGGTTACCGCTGTGGGCCCTGTCCCCCTGGCCTTCAGGGCAATGGCACCCACTGTGAGGACATCAATGAG TGTGCTCACACCGACCCCTGTTTCCCGGGCTCCAGCTGCatcaacaccatgcctggcttccactGTGAGGCCTGTCCTCAAGGGTACAAGGGCACCCGAGTGTCTGGTGTGGGCATTGACTACGCTCGGGCCAGCAAACAG GTCTGCAATGATATTGATGAATGTAACGATGGTAACAATGGAGGCTGTGACCCAAATTCCATCTGCACCAACACGGTG GGGTCTTTCAAATGCGGTCCCTGCCGCCTGGGTTTCCTGGGAAACCAGAGCCAAGGCTGCCTTCCAGCAAGGACCTGCCACAGCCCTGCCCACAGCCCCTGCCATGTCCACGCTCACTGTCTCTTTGAACGCAATGGTGCCGTGTCATGCCAG TGTAATGTGGGCTGGGCCGGGAACGGGAACGTGTGTGGGCCTGACACAGACATAGATGGCTATCCAGACCAGGCGCTTCCCTGCATGGATAACAACAAGCATTGCAAGCAG GACAATTGCCTTTTGACACCCAACTCTGGGCAAGAAGATGCTGATAATGATGGTGTAGGGGACCAGTGTGATGAGGATGCTGATGGGGATGGCATCAAGAATGTtgag GACAATTGCCGTCTGTTCCCCAACAAGGACCAGCAGAATTCAGACACAGATTCCTTTGGTGACGCCTGTGACAACTGCCCCAATGTCCCCAATAATGACCAGAAGGACACAGACGGCAATGGAGAAGGAGATGCCTGTGACAACGATGTGGATGGGGACG GCATCCCCAATGGGCTGGACAACTGCCCTAAAGTACCCAACCCACTGCAGACAGACCAGGATGAAGATGGAGTGGGAGACGCCTGTGACAGCTGCCCTGAGATGAGCAATCCTACCCAG ACAGATGCAGACAGTGACCTGGTGGGGGATGCCTGTGATACCAACGAAGACAG CGATGGAGATGGGCACCAGGACACCAAGGACAACTGTCCCCAGCTGCCAAATAGCTCTCAGCTGGACTCAGACAACGACGGACTTGGAGACGAGTGTGATGGGGATGACGACAATGATGGTGTCCCAGACTATGTGCCTCCTGGGCCTGATAACTGTCGCTTGGTACCCAATCCTaatcagaaagactcagatg GCAATGGTGTTGGTGATGCGTGCGAGGACGACTTTGACAATGACGCAGTACTTGACCCTCTGGATGTGTGTCCGGAAAGTGCAGAAGTCACCCTCACAGACTTCCGGGCCTATCAGACTGTGGTTCTTGATCCTGAGGGTGATGCTCAGATTGATCCAAACTGGGTCGTGCTCAACCAG GGCATGGAAATTGTTCAGACTATGAACAGTGACCCAGGTCTTGCAGTTG GATACACGGCCTTCAATGGTGTGGACTTTGAAGGTACTTTTCACGTGAACACGTTCACTGACGATGACTATGCAGGCTTCCTCTTCAGTTACCAGGACAGTGGCCGCTTCTATGTGGTCATGTGGAAACAGAAGGAGCAGACCTACTGGCAGGCCACTCCTTTCCGAGCAGTGGCCCAACCAGGGCTGCAGCTCAAG GCAGTGACATCAATATCTGGTCCAGGCGAGCACCTCCGCAATGCTCTATGGCATACTGGCCACACCCCTGATCAGGTACGGCTGCTGTGGACTGACCCACGAAATGTGGGTTGGAGTGACAAGACATCCTATAGATGGCAGCTGCTGCACCGGCCCCAAGTTGGCTACATTCG GGTGAAGCTCTATGAGGGTCCTCAGCTAGTGGCGGATTCTGGGGTGATCATTGACACGTCCATGCGAGGGGGCAGGCTCGGCGTGTTCTGCTTCTCCCAAGAAAACATCATTTGGTCCAATCTCCAGTACCGGTGCAACG ACACAGTGCCTGAGGACTTTGAGCCATTCCGGAGGCAGCTGCTTCAGGGAAGGGCATGA
- the Muc1 gene encoding LOW QUALITY PROTEIN: mucin-1 (The sequence of the model RefSeq protein was modified relative to this genomic sequence to represent the inferred CDS: deleted 2 bases in 2 codons; substituted 1 base at 1 genomic stop codon) has product MTPGIRAPFFLLLLLALPTAFLAFXSQKNSATLSQDTNSSLTLTTSPGHSGTVAPAATSPPVDSSTTGHSGTVAPDTSPPVDSNTPGHSGTVAPDTSPPVDSSTPGHGGTVAPGTSSPVDSSTLGHGGTVAPGTSPPVDSSTPGHSGTVAPGTSPPVDSSTPGHSGMVAPGTSPPVDSSTPGHSGTVAPGTSPPVDSSTPGHSGTVAPGTSPPVDSSTPGHSGTVAPGTSPPVDSSIPGHSGASIQTTEAISSLASTLIYSGSLVPTTSPALGSATSPVPSGASTTTNSSDSALATTPISSGASMSTIKATPGSAITPGHSGSLVPTTSSVLGSATSPVHNTSATAPITPVSSNGTQPSVPSQHPVTPTTLATSSNSTSSSLLSTLAGSTVLLSTLSTNSPPQLSVGVSFFFLSFHIWNHKFNSSLGDPSSNYYQELKRNISGLFLQIFNQDFLGISTIKFRSGSVVVESTVIFREGAVSASEVKSQLMQHEKEAADYNLAISKVNVNEVPLTSSSQARPGVPGWGIALLVLVCILVALAIIYLIALAVCQCRRKSYGQLDIFPTQDTYHPMSEYPTYHTHGRYVPPGSTKRSPYEEVVAGNGSSNLSYTNSAVATTSANL; this is encoded by the exons atgaccccAGGCATCCgggctcctttcttcctcctgctgcttctAGCACTCCCAACAG CCTTTCTTGCATTTTGAAGTCAGAAAAAT AGTGCCACCTTATCCCAGGACACCAACAGTTCCTTAACATTGACTACCTCC CCAGGCCACAGTGGCACGGTGGCCCCAGCAGCCACCAGCCCTCCAGTGGACTCCAGTACTACAGGCCACAGTGGCACGGTGGCCCCAGACACCAGCCCTCCAGTGGACTCCAATACTCCAGGCCACAGTGGCACAGTGGCCCCAGACACCAGCCCTCCAGTGGACTCCAGTACTCCAGGCCACGGTGGCACGGTGGCCCCAGGCACCAGCTCTCCAGTGGACTCCAGTACTCTAGGCCACGGTGGCACGGTGGCCCCAGGCACCAGCCCTCCAGTGGACTCCAGTACTCCAGGCCACAGTGGCACAGTGGCCCCAGGCACCAGCCCTCCAGTGGACTCCAGTACTCCAGGCCACAGTGGCATGGTGGCCCCAGGCACCAGCCCTCCAGTGGACTCCAGTACTCCAGGCCACAGTGGCACGGTGGCCCCAGGCACCAGCCCTCCAGTGGACTCCAGTACTCCAGGCCACAGTGGCACGGTGGCCCCAGGCACCAGCCCTCCAGTGGACTCCAGTACTCCAGGCCACAGTGGCACGGTGGCCCCAGGCACCAGCCCTCCAGTGGACTCCAGTATTCCAGGCCACAGTGGTGCTTCCATCCAGACCACTGAAGCTATATCAAGCCTAGCTAGTACTCTGATCTACAGTGGCTCCTTGGTGCCAACTACCAGCCCTGCATTGGGCTCAGCCACCAGTCCAGTCCCCAGTGGTGCCTCAACTACAACTAACAGCTCCGATTCAGCCTTGGCCACCACTCCAATTTCCAGTGGTGCCTCTATGTCTACTATCAAGGCTACACCAGGCTCAGCCATCACCCCAGGGCACAGTGGCTCCTTGGTGCCAACTACCAGCTCTGTGCTGGGCTCAGCCACCAGTCCAGTCCATAATACCTCTGCAACGGCTCCTATAACTCCAGTCAGCAGCAATGGCACTCAGCCTTCAGTTCCAAGTCAGCACCCTGTTACTCCTACAACCCTCGCCACCTCCAGCAACAGCACTTCCTCTTCCCTACTTTCTACTCTGGCCGGCAGCACAGTGCTCCTCTCTACCCTTTCCACTAATAGTCCTCCCCAGTTGTCTGTTGgagtctcttttttcttcttgtcttttcatATTTGGAACCACAAGTTTAACTCTTCCCTGGGAGATCCCAGCTCCAACTACTATCAAGAACTGAAGAGGAACATTTCCGGATTG TTTCTGCAGATTTTTAACCAAGATTTCCTGGGGATCTCTACCATCAAGTTCAG GTCAGGCTCAGTGGTGGTAGAATCGACTGTGATTTTCCGGGAGGGTGCCGTCAGTGCCTCTGAGGTGAAATCCCAGCTTATGCAGCACGAGAAGGAGGCAGCAGACTATAACCTGGCTATTTCAAAAGTCAATG TGAATGAGGTGCCGCTCACTTCTTCTTCCCAGGCTCGGCCTGGGGTGCCTGGCTGGGGCATCGCCCTGCTGGTGCTGGTCTGTATTTTGGTTGCTTTGGCCATCATCTATCTCATTGCTCTG GCAGTGTGCCAGTGCCGCCGAAAGAGCTATGGGCAGCTGGACATCTTTCCAACCCAGGACACCTACCATCCTATGAGTGAATATCCCACCTACCACACCCATGGGCGCTATGTGCCCCCTGGGAGTACCAAACGTAGTCCCTATGAGGAG GTTGTGGCAGGTAACGGCAGCAGCAATCTCTCTTATACCAACTCAGCAGTGGCAACCACTTCTGCCAACTTGTAG